In Aedes albopictus strain Foshan chromosome 3, AalbF5, whole genome shotgun sequence, the genomic window TTGTTTTGTTGGAGCTGTGAGAAAGGATTACAATGGATTATTTCTACTTTTGGATATACAACAGAAGAAAATAAAAATGTGGAGTTTTTGAAGATTGATGGGTTTTAGAAAAATTGTGACTGGAATGGACTGTAAATTGTTGTGATTGGAAAAAAGTTTCATGGACTGACAAAGACTCAAAGAAAAGCAGTGCAATATTTTTGggagaaaaaaataatcaaaaagtgCAATTgggaaaatttaagaatattttgtGCAATTGAACAGATACGGATTTTGAAACCTGCATTAGAGGAAGAGTTCGTGTGTAGTGTCTAGCAAAATATGGAATCGCCTCAAATGTACGATACGAATCAGATTCAAGTGCGAAGTGATATCAAAAAATTAACGATGGCAGCGAACAGCACAACCACCAACAATAACAATGCTTCGACGCCCAACAATAATAACAATTCGCCGACGGCAGTTAACCAGAACACGTTAGCTTTGAAACAGCAGCAGCAGGCTCAACTGAATCAACACGTCCAGTCGAATGGAAATCCGTTGACCAATGGGAACCTTCTATCGAAACAGATGCTTCAGCAGATCCAGTACTCGCAGAGTGAACTGGACGAGCTTACAtctcaggaaatttctttggaCCTCCAGCATCTGATCGATGATCAGTTCCGCGATCCGGAGGCCCTCGGTATTTTTACCGAAATGGTTACCGTTGGCAGTACCAATGGTAGCGTAACGAACCCTTTGGTTCAGACAGCGGCTGCTAAGGCACTTCAGCTGCAGCAGGCCCGATTGTCCCAGCACACAAATGGAAACAGCTATCAACGATCTCTGGCCTACATGCCACAACCAGTTCACACTGGAGCGACTTATGCAAACACTTCGAGTGACGAGAACAGCAGTGTGGGTTCTTCGGAGTCAGCTAACATCAAAGAAGAGCCCGTAGATCCAAACGAGTACCGCCGCCAGCTGCAGAACAGTGGAGCTCAGTTCATGGGTAATACGACCTATCAGCTAGCTGGCGGTGGTGGCGGAGGCGTCGGTACGGGCAACTACGTTACCAACGGTAATGGCAACACCTTCTCGAACCTGACTCCGGCCACCGTGTTGCATCATCAAGCCTTGCCACATCTTGCCGGAGCTGCCCATCTGGCAAATCTAACCAAACACAACAAAATGCTACCCCACGTAGCTCGAAAGTCCGTACCCAAGTCCGTCGACAAAGGAACCGACGAGTACCGGAGGAGGCGCGAGCGAAACAACATTGCTGTAAGGAAGTCTCGTGAGAAAGCTAAAGTGCGATCGCGGGAAGTCGAGGAGAAGGTGAAAACACTTATCAAAGAGAAGGACCTTCTGATCCGGAAGATCGAGGAGAAGAACAACGAAATCCAGCTCTACAAACAACTCTACATGCATCTGATGAACCACAGCAATCCAGAGATCAACCAGATCTGCCGCAGTGCGTTGAATCTATCAAACATGGGTGATCATATGTAGATTTAGTGATTTTATTGTATGTAATCATTCTCACCCCCTACTGTTCTTCATTATGTGAAGTGGTCTGTCCCTAGTTTGTAGTAAATTAAACCGCAAATCGCGCATTATTTAGTGGAAATTTTGTAGATTGAAAATCTTTGTAAATATAGACAAAAAACCTGGCGACGGGGAAGATATGTACTATTTGTATCGAAACTGATGGATATAGTTTCACTTGAAATTGGACCATTTTGATGAACGTTGAACCAAAGACAGTATGTGTAAAAATGTGCTAACTTCCCTCTGCGAATGTTAGGGAAGAGAACTGTAAGTGTTGAGCTAAGCGAGGCAGATTATTTTTGGATGGAAAAGGATTACCTGTACATAAACTTAATCAATTTTATTGACCATCAACAGCTGCTAAAGTGCAAGAAAGTTATATTTTCTACTTAACACAGGACAGCTTCCATAAGACTTGTTTTTATAATTATTATCATCCCATTTTTAAAAGAGTAATATTTTATTCGTTTGTGAATGTTGAATAAATGTTTAGAAAACGGCTTATAAACCAAGTGTTATGTTTGATCGACGGAAAGAAATATTTTCTTCTACTAAAGTTTTGTTGTTTCCTTTGCTCGTTCATCCATAACCTGAGTTGATTCGTTGTGTAAAAATGATAAAATACAGCAAAAACCCAAGGTCAGTCACAATTTGCCTCAGATTATCTTCTGTTTCCCTTTC contains:
- the LOC109422249 gene encoding CCAAT/enhancer-binding protein encodes the protein MESPQMYDTNQIQVRSDIKKLTMAANSTTTNNNNASTPNNNNNSPTAVNQNTLALKQQQQAQLNQHVQSNGNPLTNGNLLSKQMLQQIQYSQSELDELTSQEISLDLQHLIDDQFRDPEALGIFTEMVTVGSTNGSVTNPLVQTAAAKALQLQQARLSQHTNGNSYQRSLAYMPQPVHTGATYANTSSDENSSVGSSESANIKEEPVDPNEYRRQLQNSGAQFMGNTTYQLAGGGGGGVGTGNYVTNGNGNTFSNLTPATVLHHQALPHLAGAAHLANLTKHNKMLPHVARKSVPKSVDKGTDEYRRRRERNNIAVRKSREKAKVRSREVEEKVKTLIKEKDLLIRKIEEKNNEIQLYKQLYMHLMNHSNPEINQICRSALNLSNMGDHM